Proteins from one Oscillatoria nigro-viridis PCC 7112 genomic window:
- the metK gene encoding methionine adenosyltransferase — translation MSRRYLFTSESVTEGHPDKICDQISDTILDALLTEDPKSRVAAEVVVNTGLMLLTGEITTKAQVNYIELARKKIADIGYIHADNGFSANSCSVLVALDSQSPDIAQGVNTAHESREQSSEEELDAIGAGDQGLMFGFACNETPELMPLPISLAHRICRQLAAVRKTGQLSYLRPDGKSQVTVIYEDGKPVGIDTILISTQHTETIGDITETAAVQAKIKEDLWTAVVQPVFADISVQPDAETRFLVNPTGKFVVGGPQGDSGLTGRKIIVDTYGGYSRHGGGAFSGKDPTKVDRSAAYACRYVAKNIVAAGLAQKCEVQLSYAIGVARPVSMMIETFGTGKVDDDRLLEVVKQHFELRPAGIIQAFNLQNLPAERGGRFYQDVAAYGHFGRTDLDLPWEETDKAELLKEALSQKLSGVAG, via the coding sequence TTGTCACGCCGCTACCTGTTTACCTCTGAATCGGTCACTGAAGGCCATCCCGATAAAATCTGCGATCAAATTTCAGATACGATTTTAGATGCCTTACTGACTGAAGACCCCAAAAGCCGCGTCGCAGCCGAAGTAGTCGTCAACACCGGCTTAATGCTGCTGACGGGCGAAATTACCACTAAAGCTCAGGTAAATTACATAGAATTAGCCCGGAAAAAAATAGCCGATATTGGCTACATCCACGCTGACAACGGGTTTTCTGCCAATAGTTGCTCAGTGTTGGTAGCTCTTGATTCTCAGTCTCCCGATATTGCTCAAGGGGTGAATACAGCCCACGAAAGCCGGGAACAATCGAGTGAAGAGGAATTAGACGCCATTGGTGCCGGCGACCAAGGCTTGATGTTCGGCTTTGCTTGCAACGAAACGCCGGAATTGATGCCTCTGCCGATCAGTTTAGCGCACCGGATTTGCCGTCAACTGGCCGCAGTCCGCAAAACCGGTCAGTTATCTTACCTGCGTCCCGACGGCAAAAGCCAAGTTACGGTGATTTACGAGGACGGCAAACCTGTTGGCATAGATACGATTTTAATTTCTACCCAGCACACCGAAACGATCGGCGACATCACAGAAACAGCCGCAGTTCAAGCCAAAATCAAAGAAGACCTTTGGACTGCAGTCGTCCAACCCGTGTTTGCCGATATTAGCGTGCAGCCGGATGCAGAAACTCGCTTCCTTGTCAACCCTACCGGCAAATTTGTGGTCGGCGGGCCTCAAGGAGATTCGGGTTTGACGGGCCGCAAAATTATTGTGGATACCTACGGCGGCTATTCCCGCCACGGCGGCGGCGCTTTTTCAGGGAAAGACCCCACCAAGGTAGACCGCAGCGCGGCTTATGCTTGTCGCTACGTTGCTAAAAATATCGTGGCCGCTGGTTTGGCCCAAAAGTGCGAAGTGCAGTTGAGTTATGCGATCGGCGTTGCGCGGCCTGTTAGCATGATGATCGAAACTTTTGGCACTGGAAAAGTTGATGACGATCGCCTTTTGGAAGTTGTGAAGCAGCATTTTGAACTGCGTCCTGCGGGAATCATTCAGGCATTTAACTTGCAGAATTTGCCTGCTGAAAGAGGCGGCCGTTTCTATCAAGATGTGGCGGCTTACGGTCACTTCGGACGCACTGATTTAGATTTGCCTTGGGAGGAAACTGATAAGGCGGAACTTTTGAAAGAAGCTTTGAGCCAGAAGTTGTCTGGAGTAGCTGGATAG
- a CDS encoding glycoside hydrolase family 10 protein → MRFFTPFQSAIRSFASSLQQRLAATGFSAPNPATLPSSFPADKAAGIHGVWIPTTDCKVLTSKERIAEAMDFLADTGFNTVFPVVWNGGFTAYPSQIMCEQFGAEIDARYRGRDPLAELIVEANRAGLKVIPWFEYGFVSSYNRNGGHLLAKKPEWIARDASGNLLKKNNFDWMNSLDPEVQDFVLGLMLEVAKNYPVNGVQGDDRIAFPVEGGYDEKTVKRYREECGRAPPSDCKEQHWLQWRADIITEFVARLYREVKAINPDLLLSMSPSPYEWGLVEYLQDSQAWVDKNLVDLLHPQFYRRDFNAYKQLVDKMIGGQLSGQQLKCVSPGILLTNRGSKYSITPELLLQVIAYNRSCGIQGEVMFFYEGLRDNDNALAKVLKKGPYAG, encoded by the coding sequence ATGCGATTTTTCACACCTTTCCAATCAGCAATTCGCAGTTTTGCCTCTTCCCTCCAACAGCGGTTGGCGGCGACTGGATTTTCTGCACCAAATCCAGCAACGCTGCCAAGTTCATTTCCGGCTGACAAGGCTGCTGGAATTCACGGCGTTTGGATACCCACAACTGACTGCAAAGTTCTCACATCAAAAGAGCGAATTGCTGAGGCAATGGACTTTCTCGCCGATACGGGATTTAATACCGTTTTTCCTGTGGTTTGGAACGGGGGTTTTACGGCTTATCCTTCTCAAATTATGTGCGAACAATTTGGGGCGGAAATTGACGCGCGGTATCGAGGTCGCGACCCCTTGGCAGAATTAATTGTTGAGGCAAATAGAGCCGGACTCAAAGTTATTCCTTGGTTTGAATACGGATTTGTGAGTTCTTACAATCGCAATGGCGGTCATTTGCTGGCGAAAAAACCTGAGTGGATTGCCCGCGATGCCAGCGGTAATTTACTTAAGAAAAATAACTTTGACTGGATGAATTCTCTCGATCCGGAAGTGCAAGACTTTGTGCTGGGGTTGATGCTGGAAGTTGCTAAGAATTATCCGGTAAACGGCGTTCAAGGAGACGATCGCATTGCGTTTCCGGTAGAAGGCGGTTATGACGAAAAAACGGTTAAACGCTATCGAGAAGAGTGCGGTAGAGCACCACCATCGGATTGTAAAGAGCAACATTGGCTGCAGTGGCGTGCTGATATTATTACTGAGTTTGTGGCTCGTTTATACCGAGAAGTGAAAGCAATTAATCCTGATTTGTTGCTATCGATGTCGCCGAGTCCTTATGAGTGGGGACTGGTGGAATATTTGCAAGATTCTCAAGCTTGGGTTGATAAAAATTTGGTGGATCTGCTTCACCCGCAGTTTTATCGCCGCGATTTTAATGCTTACAAACAATTGGTCGATAAAATGATTGGGGGACAGCTTAGCGGGCAGCAATTAAAGTGCGTGTCGCCCGGTATTTTGTTGACGAATCGAGGCAGCAAATATAGCATAACTCCCGAACTGTTGTTGCAAGTAATTGCTTACAACCGCTCTTGCGGGATTCAAGGAGAAGTGATGTTTTTTTACGAAGGTTTGCGAGATAACGATAACGCTTTGGCTAAGGTTTTGAAAAAAGGGCCCTATGCTGGTTGA
- a CDS encoding HEAT repeat domain-containing protein translates to MTSAASLIQQLPELSDAQFHQKYLKQKQGMRTLATILPQVEQQSLALRAVKLALKVNLKLGSKLAGTVKPEFQTATIKLIEKIPTSPLLKIQLLALTSSDMAIPMLVAALNHKESAVRLDGIRAIGKIGSEAAVIELARSLESKDSQIQAWAAWALGEIDSKPAAAALLKAIKHPESRVRAWAVWALGKINPKTAVPALLKALKHQDSEVRWRAAVNCGKIGVSELVPGLLNALRDENHIVRARAAAALGKIGDCEAVPSLVELLHDDPDSYAVSLRAAEALGQIGTETAVAGLVQALNHDDSDVRGSAVSALGEISSEVAVVAVMRSLSDRDIFVRGRAAVALGNINTEGDAKLPKMVVAGLASAIGDSESYVRWRVAAALGEIGTEEAVAGLARLLGDETSGVRQKAVKSLGQIGSTAAILALETALNREFADVRALAAQYLADVSTQAETVDFDPSVSADFSDRKLPEILIASQVEASEYIVERPARREIKYLISIGSPGVPEPKTFHQIPNRMCLEFNDLDTPVDDPDQILPTLEDVLKIIDFALKMSSQGGSLLICCQSGIGRSTATALTVCAALLGRGKEREAWALVLAARPQAKPNRWMVHLADEALGRDGKLALAIELTAATPELAIANS, encoded by the coding sequence GTGACATCAGCAGCAAGCCTCATCCAACAGCTACCCGAGCTCAGCGATGCTCAATTCCATCAAAAATATTTGAAACAAAAACAAGGGATGCGAACCTTGGCGACTATATTGCCGCAAGTAGAACAGCAAAGTCTGGCTTTGCGGGCAGTAAAATTAGCTCTAAAAGTAAATTTAAAACTAGGCTCGAAGCTAGCAGGAACGGTAAAGCCAGAATTTCAAACAGCCACAATAAAATTAATCGAAAAAATCCCCACTTCGCCGCTGCTCAAAATTCAACTGTTGGCCCTAACAAGTTCCGATATGGCAATTCCAATGCTGGTGGCCGCATTGAACCACAAAGAAAGTGCAGTGCGCCTTGATGGGATTCGAGCGATCGGGAAAATCGGCTCCGAAGCAGCAGTAATTGAATTAGCCCGATCGCTCGAATCCAAAGATTCCCAAATCCAAGCTTGGGCCGCTTGGGCTTTAGGAGAAATTGACTCGAAACCAGCCGCCGCAGCACTGCTCAAAGCCATCAAACACCCAGAGTCCAGGGTGCGCGCCTGGGCTGTTTGGGCCTTGGGCAAAATTAACCCGAAAACAGCCGTCCCCGCGCTGCTGAAAGCCCTCAAACACCAAGACTCCGAGGTGCGCTGGCGGGCCGCCGTCAACTGCGGGAAAATCGGCGTCTCTGAGCTAGTTCCCGGGCTGCTGAATGCCCTCAGAGACGAAAATCACATCGTCCGCGCTAGGGCGGCGGCAGCTTTGGGGAAAATCGGCGATTGTGAGGCAGTACCCAGCTTAGTAGAATTGCTTCACGACGATCCCGACTCCTATGCAGTTTCTTTGAGGGCCGCCGAGGCCTTGGGACAAATCGGCACGGAAACGGCTGTGGCCGGGCTGGTGCAAGCCCTCAACCACGACGACTCAGACGTGCGCGGCAGTGCAGTTTCTGCCTTGGGAGAAATCAGCAGCGAGGTGGCTGTGGTGGCCGTCATGCGATCGCTCTCGGATCGAGATATTTTCGTGCGCGGCAGGGCGGCGGTTGCCCTTGGGAACATCAATACAGAGGGAGATGCGAAATTGCCAAAAATGGTGGTCGCGGGACTGGCGAGCGCAATTGGCGACAGCGAATCTTATGTGCGGTGGAGAGTTGCTGCTGCTTTGGGGGAAATTGGGACAGAGGAAGCTGTGGCAGGTTTGGCGCGGCTGCTGGGGGACGAAACTTCTGGAGTGCGCCAAAAGGCTGTTAAATCCCTCGGTCAAATTGGCTCAACGGCTGCTATTTTGGCTCTGGAAACAGCTTTAAATCGGGAATTTGCTGACGTTCGCGCGCTGGCTGCCCAATACTTGGCGGATGTCAGCACTCAGGCAGAAACAGTTGATTTTGATCCCTCAGTCTCAGCAGATTTCTCGGATCGCAAACTGCCGGAAATCCTGATTGCTTCGCAAGTAGAAGCCAGCGAATACATTGTTGAGCGCCCTGCGCGACGCGAGATTAAATACCTGATCTCGATCGGCAGTCCGGGTGTTCCCGAACCCAAAACTTTTCATCAAATCCCGAACCGAATGTGCCTGGAGTTTAACGACCTCGACACCCCCGTTGACGACCCAGATCAAATCTTGCCTACCCTTGAGGATGTACTGAAAATTATTGACTTCGCCCTCAAAATGTCGTCGCAGGGAGGCAGTTTGCTCATCTGCTGCCAAAGTGGGATCGGCCGTTCAACGGCCACAGCTTTGACTGTGTGTGCTGCGCTGTTGGGTCGCGGCAAAGAACGGGAAGCTTGGGCTTTGGTACTCGCCGCCAGACCCCAAGCCAAGCCGAATCGCTGGATGGTACACTTGGCCGATGAAGCTTTGGGTAGAGACGGCAAGCTAGCACTGGCGATCGAATTGACCGCTGCCACTCCAGAACTCGCAATCGCCAACAGTTGA